The genomic DNA aACATTGTAGAAAATAGCCTGATaaagcaccaatttgtaagtcgctctggataagagcgtctgctaaatgatgtaaatgtaagggctatttgaccaagaaggagagtgatggagtgctgcatcagatgacctggcctccataatctcCCGACCTCAGTTGACCAACAGCCTACGGATCAAACAGTCCAATATCAttacatactttttttttatGTCAGTATTTTTCAGAGACAGCCATGTATGATTAATTAATAAATTATACAATCATACAATGATCTTGACTTTGGTTAAaacaatctaactacataacaacgtaatggtaatcatttatttgaatggtaaatctctattgataaactgggtaaatcaagatgtagcctaggcctatacaCAATACAGGTGTGCATGCATGAGTTATTGAGCTTCTTTTGGCTGATTTaatggggctacagatgacaaacaatcaGTTTCTATTCCATGTCGGACTTATTTAATTGgaatgatcaacaacatttgcatagaagtagctTATTTTATAAAAATGTGTCTTTAACCGTCATTCACGAGGGGGGGCGGCCCGTAGGAGCACAGTCAATTCGATGACACAATAGATCATCTTTgggagagatgtgagagagaCACCGAAATAAGGGAATTAATTCAGTTTATTGTGTTAATCAGCATATTTTGTGTAATGGTTTGCATATTATCATaaagtactagggtagtgaattgatgttagcTTTAGCTGTCAGTTAGCAAagaaagttagcctacaaagtTGGAAGCTACCGGTATCTTATTTCATTGTAAAGTGTTCTTGCTTGTATGGAATTTTTTTTGCGAACAGTAATTAACAGTTTTAACATTTCTACATGCTGTTCATATTAAAGTATGTgaacttctgtgcagcatgagtggggagctaacataatgtagcccagactcccagtgcaggctagcaaTGGGTAAGTGGAGCAGGTACGGTGCATGCTATAATAAGGGATCGGCTGcgctgacagacaggcttgatccgtgagacacatttgacagaagtactgacatttttttttttatgtaccgagactgttatatctagcctagctgtagaagaacacacatctgcacagtttcataacaacgtacagtacgatgtacagcacgtcgtaccatacataacagagACGTTATTCATGTTCTAGTATAGAAAAGTACAGAAGTTTCGGTATAACGTGCAACAATAATAGCCACTGCTATGTCTCGATATGTGTTTTGTTTTGACTAGCATTTCAGACAGGCAAAACCCCCTGTGGGAGAAATACTATCAATCTTTCATCTCGACTTCATTTGAAATTCTTACAAATGGGTGCTAGGTTTTCTGAGTTCAAGCTTATTAAGGATAGGAAAGGACATGATACCACCAAGGAATATTTGACGCGCCTCTGAAGCATAAACTTTTTAAAGTATCTCACGATCACAATCAGTAACAACAAAATTTGAGTATCTGCCTGGTGGTTGTGTTATTTAAAGCCACTGATGCATTAGCCTGTCTAGGGTCTTTGGTCTGTCACTCTGTTATTTCACACTTGTTTGGCTGTCCTGCTGTCCTCTCTGAGGACAGAGGAGGATGAAAAATGCCTGCATGCAATATGTGCTCTCTCTCTGAGTGAGAAATGACTGAAATTACATTCTGTTCTTGCCAATACAAACTCCCTACTATCTGATTCTCCATTGGCTGTTGCATGCTGAGTTCTTATGACCGTGTTCCAATTCTGATGGCTGAACTGTGTTCTTCTGTCCCTAGGTGATGGCTCAGCAGGCCGGGGCTGGGCGCAGGTATATCCGGGCGTTTGTGAGCGGCTTCTTCGTGGCAGTGCCCGTCACTGTCACTGTTCTGGACCGCTTTGCCTATGTAGCACGAGTAGAAGGAGCCTCAATGCAGGTGAGACACATGCTTTCTacttttctatctctctccccctctccatgctTTCTCCATCAATTCCTACTGATCTTGTTGTACTTTTACAAAGCCCCACTTTCCATTTGTAGCAGAGTTAATTTTATCTAGGTATCTATCATAcagtacagagagggagaggttctCTTGAATGTAATCAATTGGCCTTACCCCACCCCCTACAATTGCCAATATCACAGAAGACATTTAGCCTTACTCAGATTCAGAAGCCATACAATACAACATATGTCATACTTCATGGCCTGGGTTGACACTTAGCGTGATGAAATACATCAAATGTATCTCACAGCTTTTCTCACATTAAGAAAACATAAACACTTGTTTTAAACCTCTATATTTAATTCACATCCATCTTTCATTCTGCTGTCAAACAGAGTTAATCTGGTATACACATGTAGCTATAAGTCAGTCGGGCAACCAAGACCCATTGGTTTCACCTCATTGGCTGGGTTTTGTCCTCCGTGTTGACAGTGTTGGATGGCAGTTTAGCTTCTTGGGAATGGTTGACTAGAGAATCCATACAGCGTGATATTGTAACATGGGAGCTGAAGGGTTTTATAGAAGCTCTAACACAGCTAAAGAAAGTTAAATTTCTTTGGAATAATCCTAAATAAAGACATCTTTCAGTCATAGTTTTGTTTGTACCATCCCATATGACGTAATTAGCATCCAAGTATATTTACATGGTTTTCTAAGAAAgtaagaaaagtaacaacaaatgTTTGTCTGAAGAAGATCGTTATtgatctccctcctcctcctcctcctcctcccatacTACTACTTAGTAAGTCAATACATTCAGATACTGAAGGCTGTTTACATTGTTGGAGTTGTTCAGATTTCTCTATGTTATAGTTGTGTAGACAGACAGTTGCCTCACTTTGCCTCTCCTCCTACAAGACCGTGAAAGTTTAAACTAGATTCCTTACAAAACCCCTGCATTGTCTTGCCTTAGGctgcagtcttcacaagattgAATTGTTGACCAGACAATCTTATTTGATTGAACTTTCCTTGTctcctgtgttgttgttttttctgttTTCATTAATTCTAGGGCGCTTTCAAGCTAGCAAGATATACATTTTTGAAACAATACAGCATGTAATATGGTAAAATATGACTGAAAGTGAAAATGATAATGTATCCAACTGTATCAGATAAATTCCGCGGCTGGCAGCACTCGTATGGGATATTTATTTTCGTCAGATGGATAAGAGATATTCTGTCAATTACCCTGGCAAGCGTGAAATGGCCTGTGCACATTCTGTTTAATGAATCATTCTGCCTGTGTCATGTCACCCGCCGCTTGGAGCGGGGCTTCGTCACACACTAGCTCTTCGATAAAGTGACACAGTTGTAAGAATAAATTATTTATGTTGGGGGATTTCACAGACTATAGGCCTACTATACAGTGTACGATAGAGTTACAGTCATGGTTGTTGAGAAACCCTCTTGCGTTTCCCATTGAGGGTGAAATTGTTAATTTTGTGGACTCACTGGGTAAGGAGAGAGTTATACTGGGGCATGTTCACAAGGTACAAAACTGAGGGAAACTTGAAGGTACTAAACTTGTCCAACCCTGATGTACTCTGTAAGGGACTGTAGGAGTTATGTGCATCATCTTGCTTGTGTTGTTGTTTAGATTATTGACCTCTGTACTGACCCTTGCCCCGAGACATGGCTGTTGACTTCTATGGCGTTAGACTCTATAGTTAGTTAGCCTACAGCCACGTCTCAGGGCAACCCTTCCACTCCAATAGATTTAAAGGTATGACGTGTGTTTCACCCATATCTGTCGGTGTGAATCTGTAGCCACAGGAAGACATACAGTTAGGCTAGATACAGAATTTAGCTCAGTATGGCAGGAGCCCGCTTCACTTCTTTAAGAGGAATATGTCATTCTGAATATGTCGCTCTTGGAGGAATATGTAATTCTGTGGTGTTCAGTCTGTCTTCTGTTCCCTGGTTGCCCTCTGCTTGGCCCTTGTTGCTGTTCTTCTGTCCAGGACACTAATGACAATGTTGCTCGTTTCCCCTGTTCCTTGTTTCTTTCTGATGTGAAACAGACATAGACTCACcttttttgtgtttgtgtgtgtgtgtgtctcctcagcCCTCCCTGAATCCTGAGGGGAATGTGACAGGGTCTGACGTGGTGCTCCTGAACCGCTGGAGTGTGAGGAACTACCAAGTACGACGAGGTGACATCGTATCAGTCCTGTAAGTAACCAAGTTTTAACCACGTTTACATCgacttttgtttgtttgtttgctgtCAGACAAGCTGGGACCTTGTTAGTTGCTAAGATCAAGTGGATTTGGATAAACACTCTCTCCCgttctgtccctctttctctctctctctccctccacctctggAGTAGGCCCCTCTGCCCACGGCTGACTGAGCAGTGACGTTCTGCTCCCCTATAACTCCCCTGTGCCGTTTTTAAAATAGAGAACCTGTTGACACTGTTGGCTCCACAGccgagacagaggagggagggagggagggagagagatattaCCAAGACTCCAATTAGAGCACCACACAGCCACGTCAAGGCTCCCTGCTTTCAGACATACTCTTTGTTCTGAAGCACCGTGGAAAGCCAAATGTGGCCCTGGCTGCTAATGAAAAAGACTCTCTCAgaaatggcatcatattcccgatatagtgcactacctttgaccatagggctctggccaaaagcACTACACTATGTCGgaaatagggtgttatttgggatgcAGTTAAAATCTCCCCTGAAATAaagtattttctctctctttctctctcctcgtAGGCTCAAGTCCCTGGTCGCAGTTATCCCAGACTACTTATCTCAGTCTTTGTTTTTGCAATGGCTGCTGAGACATCATTGTGTGATAACGCAGCTGTCTGATGCATTTGTGTTGCCTTGATGGGATTCAGGTTTGATGTTGTTTGATgcagaagagcagagcagaggtcaTGAATAGGCAGACATAGAGGTACGGTCAAGGAATATAACTGCATTATGTATTTTCTGTGTTCATTAGTTAAACTGGGTTTGACAACCTCAGGGTAAAGTTTTGCAATGACTGATTTATTTGGGTTCTACATTACTATTGTAATTCAGCACGGATGTCCACAAACCACCCATCAATGCAGGTCTCCCTTAGAAAATAGGTATTCTGACTTCAATGGTGCTACCTGGttaaatataataaaaataatttaaaaaatgctATTAAATGCACCTAATTGCTGCTGTGGGGTTTGATGTGATGTGGATTGTGTGGTTTCAGACA from Coregonus clupeaformis isolate EN_2021a chromosome 11, ASM2061545v1, whole genome shotgun sequence includes the following:
- the LOC121576898 gene encoding mitochondrial inner membrane protease subunit 2 isoform X3, which gives rise to MAQQAGAGRRYIRAFVSGFFVAVPVTVTVLDRFAYVARVEGASMQPSLNPEGNVTGSDVVLLNRWSVRNYQVRRGDIVSVLLKSLVAVIPDYLSQSLFLQWLLRHHCVITQLSDAFVLP